One Lysobacter enzymogenes DNA segment encodes these proteins:
- a CDS encoding DUF6053 domain-containing protein, which translates to MGGPSGPTLLAQLAAICNKSVGPEGPPTRAKPDLLMG; encoded by the coding sequence GTGGGAGGGCCTTCAGGCCCGACGCTCTTGGCTCAGCTCGCGGCGATCTGCAACAAGAGCGTCGGGCCTGAAGGCCCTCCCACAAGAGCGAAGCCCGATCTCCTAATGGGCTGA
- the rpsB gene encoding 30S ribosomal protein S2 encodes MPQITMRQMLEAGVHFGHQTRYWNPKMGPYIFGARGKIHIINLEKTVPLFNDAMNFISGIAQKRGTILFIGTKRSARESIKEEAERCGMPFMTQRWLGGTLTNFRTVKQSVSRLKELEAGETDGTFQKMVKHEVLGLRRERDKLEASLGGIKDMNRLPDALFVIDIGHEDIAIKEAKKLGIPVIAVVDTNYNPELVDYAIPGNDDAIRAVQLYARAAADAVLEGKAASPTAGGVREEDFAAEAGGEEAGKDGKAPRGRAPAAKKPAAAPAAAKPDAAAAE; translated from the coding sequence ATGCCCCAGATCACCATGCGCCAGATGCTGGAAGCCGGCGTCCACTTCGGCCACCAGACCCGTTACTGGAACCCGAAGATGGGTCCGTACATCTTCGGCGCGCGCGGCAAGATCCACATCATCAACCTCGAGAAGACCGTTCCGCTGTTCAACGACGCGATGAACTTCATCTCGGGCATCGCCCAGAAGCGCGGCACCATCCTGTTCATCGGCACCAAGCGCTCGGCGCGCGAGTCGATCAAGGAAGAGGCCGAGCGTTGCGGCATGCCGTTCATGACCCAGCGCTGGCTGGGCGGCACCCTGACCAACTTCCGCACCGTCAAGCAGTCGGTCTCGCGCCTGAAGGAACTGGAAGCCGGCGAAACCGACGGCACCTTCCAGAAGATGGTCAAGCACGAAGTGCTGGGCCTGCGCCGCGAGCGCGACAAGCTGGAAGCCTCGCTGGGCGGCATCAAGGACATGAACCGCCTGCCCGACGCGCTGTTCGTGATCGACATCGGCCATGAAGACATCGCGATCAAGGAAGCCAAGAAGCTCGGCATCCCGGTCATCGCCGTGGTCGACACCAACTACAACCCGGAACTGGTCGACTACGCCATCCCGGGCAACGACGACGCCATCCGCGCCGTGCAGCTGTACGCCCGCGCCGCGGCCGACGCCGTGCTGGAAGGCAAGGCCGCTTCGCCGACCGCCGGTGGCGTGCGCGAAGAAGACTTCGCCGCCGAAGCCGGCGGCGAAGAGGCCGGCAAGGACGGCAAGGCTCCGCGCGGCCGCGCTCCGGCCGCCAAGAAGCCGGCCGCCGCTCCGGCCGCCGCCAAGCCGGACGCCGCTGCGGCCGAGTAA
- the map gene encoding type I methionyl aminopeptidase, whose product MAISIKTPEEIEKMRVAGRLAAEVLQVVAPYVKPGVSTGELDRICYDHIVNVQKAIPANVGYKGFPKTVCTSVNNVICHGIPSDSKILKDGDIVNIDVTVIKDGWHGDTSRMYYAGTPSVMAKRLVEVTREAMFRAIRFVKPGATLGDIGHIIQTYAEAERFSVVRDYCGHGIGRVYHEEPQVLHVGRPGEGIKLVPGMTFTIEPMINEGTYRHKTLPDGWTVVTKDRKLSAQWEHTVAVTEDGVEILTRVPGDDNDL is encoded by the coding sequence ATGGCCATTTCCATCAAGACCCCCGAAGAGATCGAGAAGATGCGCGTCGCCGGCCGCCTGGCCGCCGAGGTGCTTCAGGTCGTCGCCCCGTACGTCAAGCCGGGCGTCAGCACCGGCGAGCTGGACCGCATCTGTTACGACCATATCGTCAACGTGCAGAAGGCGATCCCGGCCAACGTCGGCTACAAGGGCTTCCCCAAGACCGTGTGCACCTCGGTCAACAACGTCATCTGCCACGGCATCCCCAGCGATTCGAAGATCCTCAAGGACGGCGACATCGTCAACATCGACGTCACCGTGATCAAGGACGGCTGGCACGGCGACACCAGCCGCATGTACTACGCCGGCACGCCGTCGGTCATGGCCAAGCGCCTGGTCGAGGTGACCCGCGAGGCGATGTTCCGCGCGATCCGCTTCGTCAAGCCCGGCGCCACCCTCGGCGACATCGGCCACATCATCCAGACCTACGCCGAAGCCGAGCGCTTCAGCGTGGTGCGCGACTACTGCGGCCACGGCATCGGCCGGGTCTACCACGAAGAGCCGCAGGTGCTGCACGTGGGCCGGCCGGGCGAGGGCATCAAGCTGGTTCCCGGCATGACCTTCACCATCGAGCCGATGATCAACGAAGGCACCTACCGGCATAAGACCCTGCCGGACGGCTGGACCGTGGTGACCAAGGACCGCAAGCTGTCGGCGCAGTGGGAGCACACCGTCGCGGTGACCGAAGACGGGGTCGAGATCCTGACCCGCGTGCCCGGCGACGACAACGACCTATGA
- the tsf gene encoding translation elongation factor Ts, with product MAEITASLVKELRERTGAGMMECKKALTETNGDLEAAVEWLRKSGAVKAEKKADRVAAEGRIAVAQDGGKAVLVEINSETDFVAKDSNFLAFTDAVAQVALTSGAADVEALKAAKLPTGESVEETRAAVIAKVGENLQVRRLVRLESANNVAAYVHGGKIGVLIELKGGDAELARGIAMHVAAMNPPHIKASDVPAEFVAKEKEIELAKMSDKDKAKPADILEKIISGKIAKIVNEVTLYGQPYVLNSDQTVEQAVKAAGADVVSMTRLVVGEGIEKQTDDFAAEVMKQAGLA from the coding sequence ATGGCTGAAATCACCGCTTCCCTGGTCAAGGAACTCCGCGAGCGCACCGGCGCCGGCATGATGGAGTGCAAGAAGGCCCTGACCGAAACCAACGGCGACCTAGAAGCCGCCGTCGAGTGGCTGCGCAAGTCCGGCGCCGTCAAGGCCGAGAAGAAGGCCGACCGCGTCGCCGCCGAAGGCCGCATCGCGGTCGCCCAGGACGGCGGCAAGGCCGTGCTGGTCGAGATCAACTCGGAAACCGACTTCGTCGCCAAGGACAGCAACTTCCTGGCCTTCACCGACGCCGTCGCCCAGGTCGCCCTGACCTCCGGCGCCGCCGACGTGGAAGCCCTGAAGGCCGCCAAGCTGCCGACCGGCGAGAGCGTCGAGGAAACCCGCGCCGCGGTCATCGCCAAGGTCGGCGAGAACCTGCAGGTGCGCCGCCTGGTCCGCCTGGAAAGCGCCAACAACGTCGCCGCCTACGTGCACGGCGGCAAGATCGGCGTGCTGATCGAGCTCAAGGGCGGCGACGCCGAACTGGCGCGCGGCATCGCGATGCACGTCGCGGCGATGAACCCGCCGCACATCAAGGCGTCCGACGTCCCGGCCGAGTTCGTGGCCAAGGAAAAGGAAATCGAGCTGGCCAAGATGTCCGACAAGGACAAGGCCAAGCCGGCCGACATCCTGGAGAAGATCATCAGCGGCAAGATCGCCAAGATCGTCAACGAGGTCACCCTGTACGGCCAGCCGTACGTGCTGAACTCGGACCAGACCGTCGAGCAGGCCGTGAAGGCCGCCGGCGCCGACGTGGTCAGCATGACCCGTCTGGTCGTGGGCGAAGGCATCGAGAAGCAGACCGACGACTTCGCCGCCGAAGTCATGAAGCAGGCCGGCCTGGCGTAA
- a CDS encoding Spx/MgsR family RNA polymerase-binding regulatory protein, with product MTTLYGLNNCDTCKKARKWLDRFGVAHRFVDYRDNRQSPETLVEWKTQLGGWDALINKSSTTWRTLPPNRKEPASDAEWKLLLKEYPQLIRRPVVVTDDGKATQGFSDNGFKQRFGIGA from the coding sequence ATGACCACCCTGTACGGACTCAATAACTGCGACACCTGCAAGAAAGCGCGCAAGTGGCTCGACCGCTTCGGTGTCGCCCACCGCTTCGTCGACTACCGCGACAACCGGCAATCGCCGGAAACGCTGGTCGAGTGGAAGACCCAACTCGGCGGTTGGGACGCGCTGATCAACAAGTCTTCGACCACTTGGCGCACGCTGCCGCCGAACCGCAAGGAGCCGGCCTCGGACGCGGAGTGGAAGTTGCTGCTCAAGGAATACCCGCAGCTGATCCGGCGGCCGGTGGTGGTCACCGACGACGGCAAGGCGACCCAGGGTTTCAGCGACAACGGCTTCAAGCAGCGTTTCGGGATCGGCGCGTGA
- the glnD gene encoding [protein-PII] uridylyltransferase has product MGAHRRGDRRRGRDPDPRARRRQRPMTGPVADERSATPAAAAESAADARRPCAGGANPGPNPGSDPDDGAPPAPGTPAAIRAALAAVDAALADRFDNGGDADIDKLLRARADAVDAQVRAAWRICIAEDAPLALFAVGGYGRGELFPQSDIDLLVLAEPQAQAAQAEQLGCFFASLWDAGLPVGHAVRSPAQCSEAGSDLTVLTAMLEARPIDADAVARMALQAAIAPSQVWPAREFFVAKRDELRQRHARYGDTADNLEPNLKEGPGGMRDVQTLHWMALRIIGTSDLESLVSIGQLGADEWATLERERRALSRLRFGLHLVARKREERLRFDYQKVLAERLGHVDSADNLAVEQMMQGFYRSAALVLRIGERLLQRFEEQIEGEAAPVALGAPYEAFELRRDYIAAREPQWPRDAAEVFALFAAWAAHDEIRGLHSQTARALAESLTRVPGYEQAEPALRERFLKLLRGPHPVHALERMARLGVLGRWIPAFSKVSGRMQFDLFHVYTVDQHTLAVLRNLARFASGVADERFSIAHEVWPRLRKPELLLLAGLFHDIAKGRGGDHSELGGDDARAFGTVMGLSESDTALVEWLVRQHLLMSVTAQKQDIADPEVIHRFASKVADREHLDHLYLLTCADIAGTSPKLWNAWKDRLLADLYTATRLALRRGLEHPVAGEERAAETREAAHAMLAAFGARDEDIAALFARMPQIAFQRGRPDQIAWQAASLRGVALGDTRVRARPVSAHGGAHAGALEVFVHSPDRDGLFAAIVATLDRLGLAIQQARVLDGPHGAIFDTFEVVPTDPRQPPSAEDVERRLAAALAGPLDKIRPARRAQPRHLRHFRIAPQIGFSDYRKGEQARPRTMLSLVCTDRPGLLADVAQTLRRQKLRVYDARIATFGERAEDVFQITDERDLALDETQQQALRDALLACLEGDHR; this is encoded by the coding sequence GTGGGAGCACACCGTCGCGGTGACCGAAGACGGGGTCGAGATCCTGACCCGCGTGCCCGGCGACGACAACGACCTATGACCGGCCCCGTCGCCGACGAACGCTCGGCGACGCCCGCGGCGGCGGCCGAGAGCGCCGCCGACGCCCGCCGCCCTTGCGCGGGCGGCGCAAATCCCGGCCCTAATCCCGGTTCGGATCCCGACGACGGCGCGCCGCCCGCGCCCGGCACGCCCGCGGCGATCCGCGCCGCGCTCGCGGCGGTGGACGCGGCGCTGGCCGACCGCTTCGACAACGGCGGCGACGCCGACATCGACAAGTTGCTGCGCGCGCGCGCCGACGCGGTCGATGCGCAAGTGCGCGCGGCGTGGCGGATCTGCATCGCCGAGGACGCGCCGCTGGCGCTGTTCGCGGTCGGCGGCTACGGCCGCGGCGAACTGTTCCCGCAATCGGACATCGACCTGCTGGTGCTGGCCGAACCGCAGGCCCAGGCGGCGCAGGCCGAACAGCTCGGCTGCTTCTTCGCCAGCCTGTGGGACGCCGGCCTGCCGGTCGGCCACGCGGTGCGCTCGCCGGCGCAATGCAGCGAGGCCGGCAGCGACCTGACCGTGCTCACCGCGATGCTGGAAGCGCGCCCGATCGACGCCGACGCGGTCGCGCGCATGGCCCTGCAGGCGGCGATCGCGCCGTCGCAGGTGTGGCCGGCGCGCGAGTTCTTCGTCGCCAAACGCGACGAACTGCGCCAGCGCCACGCGCGCTACGGCGACACCGCCGACAACCTGGAGCCCAACCTCAAGGAAGGCCCGGGCGGCATGCGCGACGTGCAGACCCTGCACTGGATGGCGCTGCGCATCATCGGCACGTCCGACCTCGAATCGCTGGTCTCCATCGGCCAGCTCGGCGCCGACGAGTGGGCCACGCTGGAGCGCGAGCGCCGCGCGCTGTCGCGGCTGCGCTTCGGCCTGCACCTGGTCGCGCGCAAGCGCGAGGAGCGGCTGCGCTTCGATTACCAGAAGGTGCTGGCCGAACGCCTGGGCCATGTCGACAGCGCCGACAACCTCGCCGTCGAGCAGATGATGCAGGGCTTCTACCGCAGCGCCGCGCTGGTGCTGCGGATCGGCGAGCGCTTGCTGCAGCGGTTCGAGGAACAGATCGAGGGCGAAGCCGCGCCGGTGGCGCTGGGCGCGCCGTACGAGGCCTTCGAACTGCGCCGCGACTACATTGCCGCGCGCGAGCCGCAGTGGCCGCGCGACGCCGCCGAGGTGTTCGCGCTGTTCGCCGCCTGGGCCGCGCACGACGAGATCCGCGGCCTGCATTCGCAGACCGCGCGCGCGCTGGCCGAGTCGCTGACCCGGGTGCCCGGCTACGAGCAGGCCGAACCGGCGCTGCGCGAGCGTTTCCTCAAGCTGTTGCGCGGCCCGCATCCGGTGCACGCGCTCGAGCGCATGGCCCGGCTGGGCGTGCTGGGGCGCTGGATTCCGGCGTTCTCGAAAGTCTCCGGGCGCATGCAGTTCGACCTGTTCCACGTCTACACCGTCGACCAGCACACCCTGGCGGTGCTGCGCAACCTGGCGCGGTTCGCCTCCGGCGTGGCCGACGAGCGTTTCAGCATCGCCCACGAAGTGTGGCCGCGCTTGCGCAAGCCGGAACTGCTGCTGCTGGCCGGGCTGTTCCACGACATCGCCAAGGGCCGCGGCGGCGACCATTCCGAACTCGGCGGCGACGACGCGCGCGCGTTCGGCACCGTCATGGGCCTGAGCGAATCCGATACCGCATTGGTCGAATGGCTGGTGCGCCAGCACCTGCTGATGTCGGTGACCGCGCAGAAGCAGGACATCGCCGATCCCGAGGTGATCCACCGCTTCGCCAGCAAGGTCGCCGACCGCGAGCACCTCGACCATCTCTACCTGCTGACCTGCGCCGACATCGCCGGCACTTCGCCGAAGCTGTGGAACGCGTGGAAGGACCGGCTGCTGGCCGACCTGTACACCGCCACCCGCCTGGCTCTGCGCCGCGGCCTGGAGCATCCGGTCGCGGGCGAGGAACGCGCGGCCGAGACGCGCGAGGCCGCACACGCGATGCTGGCCGCGTTCGGCGCGCGCGACGAGGACATCGCTGCGCTGTTCGCGCGCATGCCGCAAATCGCGTTCCAGCGCGGCCGGCCGGACCAGATCGCGTGGCAGGCGGCGTCGCTGCGCGGCGTCGCGCTCGGCGACACCCGGGTGCGCGCGCGGCCGGTCAGCGCGCACGGCGGCGCCCACGCCGGCGCGCTGGAAGTGTTCGTGCATTCGCCCGACCGCGACGGCCTGTTCGCCGCGATCGTCGCCACCCTCGACCGGCTCGGCCTGGCGATCCAGCAGGCGCGCGTGCTCGACGGCCCGCACGGAGCGATCTTCGACACCTTCGAAGTGGTGCCGACCGATCCGCGCCAGCCGCCCAGCGCCGAGGACGTCGAACGCCGCTTGGCCGCGGCGCTGGCCGGGCCGCTGGACAAGATCCGTCCGGCGCGGCGCGCGCAGCCGCGCCACCTGCGCCATTTCCGCATCGCCCCGCAGATCGGGTTCTCCGATTACCGCAAGGGCGAGCAGGCGCGGCCGCGGACCATGCTGAGCCTGGTCTGCACCGACCGCCCGGGCCTGCTGGCCGACGTCGCGCAGACGCTGCGCCGGCAGAAGCTGCGCGTGTACGACGCGCGCATCGCCACCTTCGGCGAGCGCGCCGAGGACGTGTTCCAGATCACCGACGAGCGCGATCTCGCGCTCGACGAAACGCAACAGCAGGCCCTGCGCGACGCGCTGCTGGCCTGCCTCGAAGGAGACCACCGATGA
- the dapD gene encoding 2,3,4,5-tetrahydropyridine-2,6-dicarboxylate N-succinyltransferase, with protein sequence MPRRRPPMSSAPKKTVKKTTKKAVKAVKKKPQAPGADELKFMIDSAFERRTMLTPDEVEGSTRPTVERVIAGLEQGEFRVAEPDGKGGWKVNEWLKKAVLLYFRVNDMQVVEADPAPFWDKVPARFEGYGEADFRKLGARVVPGAIARRGAYIGKDVVLMPSFVNIGAHVGEGTMVDTWATVGSCAQIGKHCHLSGGAGIGGVLEPLQASPTIIEDHCFIGARSEVVEGFVVGHHSVIGMGVFLGQSTRVYNRATGEISYGYVPPYSVVVSGQLPAKDGSHSLYCAVIVKQVDAKTMAKTSINELLRGLAD encoded by the coding sequence CTGCCTCGAAGGAGACCACCGATGAGTTCCGCCCCGAAGAAGACGGTCAAGAAGACGACCAAGAAGGCCGTCAAGGCCGTGAAGAAGAAGCCGCAGGCGCCGGGCGCCGACGAACTCAAGTTCATGATCGACAGCGCCTTCGAGCGCCGCACCATGCTGACTCCGGACGAGGTCGAAGGCTCGACCCGGCCGACCGTGGAGCGGGTGATCGCGGGCCTGGAGCAGGGCGAGTTCCGCGTCGCCGAGCCCGACGGCAAGGGCGGTTGGAAGGTCAACGAATGGCTCAAGAAGGCGGTGCTGCTGTACTTCCGGGTCAACGACATGCAGGTGGTCGAGGCCGATCCGGCGCCGTTCTGGGACAAGGTCCCGGCGCGCTTCGAAGGCTACGGCGAAGCCGATTTCCGCAAGCTCGGCGCGCGCGTGGTGCCCGGCGCGATCGCCCGCCGCGGCGCCTACATCGGCAAGGACGTGGTGCTGATGCCGTCGTTCGTCAACATCGGCGCGCACGTCGGCGAAGGCACCATGGTCGATACCTGGGCCACGGTCGGTTCGTGCGCGCAGATCGGCAAGCACTGCCACTTGTCCGGCGGCGCCGGCATCGGCGGCGTGCTGGAACCGCTGCAGGCCTCGCCGACGATCATCGAGGACCACTGCTTCATCGGCGCGCGTTCGGAAGTGGTCGAAGGCTTCGTCGTCGGCCACCACAGCGTGATCGGCATGGGCGTGTTCCTGGGCCAGAGCACCCGCGTCTACAACCGCGCCACCGGCGAGATCAGCTACGGCTACGTGCCGCCGTACAGCGTGGTGGTGTCGGGCCAGCTGCCGGCGAAGGACGGCTCGCATTCGCTGTACTGCGCGGTGATCGTCAAACAGGTGGATGCGAAGACGATGGCCAAGACCAGCATCAACGAGCTGTTGCGCGGGTTGGCGGACTGA